From a single Anoplolepis gracilipes chromosome 3, ASM4749672v1, whole genome shotgun sequence genomic region:
- the Ints11 gene encoding integrator complex subunit 11, translating to MPDIKVTPLGAGQDVGRSCILVTMGGKNIMLDCGMHMGFNDERRFPDFSYIVAEGPATNYIDCVIISHFHLDHCGALPYFTEMVGYTGPIYMTHPTKAIAPILLEDMRKVAVERKGESNFFTSQMIKDCMKKVVAVTLHQSVMVDPELEIKAYYAGHVLGAAMFWIRVGSQSIVYTGDYNMTPDRHLGAAWIDKCRPDLLISESTYATTIRDSKRCRERDFLKKVHECIDRGGKVLIPVFALGRAQELCILLETYWERMNLKVPVYFALGLTEKANNYYKMFITWTNQKIKKTFVQRNMFDFKHIKPFDKAYIDNPGAMVVFATPGMLHAGLSLQIFKKWAPNEANMVIMPGFCVQGTVGHKVLNGTRRIEFENRQIVEVKMAVEYMSFSAHADAKGIMQLIQYCEPKNVMLVHGEFAKMEYLKEKIKQEFGVSCYNPANGETCVITTTSKVPVDASLALLKAEAKRYSALPPDPKRRRLLHSVLMLREDGVCLVDADEVAKAAGITKHVVRFTSTVQVRDPGPAHATTLKLLQPLKERLSGWTVQLTDGSISVESVLVKVEGDEDDQKSVYVSWTNQDEDLGSYILGFLQTMLN from the exons ATGCCGGACATAAAAGTCACACCACTCGGTGCTGGACAGGATGTCGGGCGTAGTTGTATTCTTGTCACAATGGGTGGTAAAAACATTATGTTAGATTGTGGAATGCATATGGGATTCAATGACGAGAGACGTTTTCCCGATTTTTCTTACATAGTCGCGGAAGGACCCGCGACCAATTACATTGATTGTGTCATTATCTCTCATTTTCACTTGGATCATTGTGGTGCACTTCCATATTTCACAGAGAtg GTAGGCTATACTGGACCAATTTACATGACACATCCGACTAAGGCTATTGCGCCAATCTTGCTGGAGGATATGAGAAAAGTCGCAGTCGAACGTAAAGGCGAAAGCAATTTTTTCACATCGCAGATGATAAAGGATTGCATGAAGAAAGTCGTCGCTGTCACCCTTCATCAGTCTGTCATGGTCGATCCGGAATTAGAAATAAAGGCGTATTATGCTGGACATGTGCTCGGAGCGGCTATGTTTTGGATTCGTGTGGGATCGCAGTCTATTGTGTACACAGGAGATTATAATATGACGCCGGATCGGCATTTAGGTGCCGCATGGATAGATAAATGTAGAccagatttattaatatcagaaTCAACATATGCAACTACGATTAGAGATTCTAAGAGATGCAGGGAAAgagattttcttaaaaaa GTACACGAGTGCATCGACAGAGGTGGAAAGGTTCTAATCCCCGTATTCGCTCTCGGTCGTGCCCAAGAATTATGTATACTTTTGGAAACATATTGGGAGAGAATGAATTTAAAAGTGCCTGTTTACTTTGCACTCGGCTTGACAGAGAAAGCTAATAACtattacaaaatgtttatcaccTGGACtaatcagaaaattaaaaaaacgtttGTACAACGAAATATGTTTGactttaaacatataaaaccATTTGATAAAGCATATATTGATAATCCAGGTGCGATGGTGGTGTTTGCTACGCCAGGAATGTTGCACGCCGGCCTATCTctgcaaatatttaagaaatggGCGCCTAACGAGGCCAACATGGTTATCATGCCAGGTTTCTGCGTGCAAGGTACTGTGGGCCATAAAGTCTTGAACGGTACGCGAAGAATAGAGTTTGAGAATCGGCAGATCGTGGAAGTGAAGATGGCCGTAGAGTACATGTCCTTCTCTGCTCACGCCGATGCGAAGGGAATAATGCAACTGATACAGTACTGCGAACCAAAGAATGTTATGCTGGTACATGGAGAATTTGCCAAGATGGAATATTTGAAGGAGAAGATTAAACAGGAATTTGGTGTCAGCTGCTATAATCCCGCGAATGGCGAGACTTGCGTCATCACAACCACCTCCAAAGTTCCCGTGGATGCTTCTTTAGCATTGTTGAAAGCTGAAGCGAAGAGATATTCGGCCTTACCGCCAGATCCGAAGAGGCGGAGATTACTTCACAGTGTTTTAATGTTGAGAGAAGATGGTGTCTGTCTCGTAGACGCGGATGAG GTTGCGAAGGCTGCAGGTATCACTAAACATGTGGTGAGATTTACATCCACTGTGCAGGTGAGAGATCCTGGTCCAGCGCACGCTACTACCTTAAAATTGTTGCAACCACTAAAAGAAAGATTGTCAGGATGGACGGTCCAATTAACAGACGGCTCTATATCAGTCGAATCTGTTTTGGTGAAAGTAGAAGGAGACGAAGATGATCAAAAGAGTGTTTATGTTTCATGGACTAATCAGGATGAAGATTTAGGTAGTTATATTCTCGGATTTCTGCAAActatgttgaattaa